Proteins encoded in a region of the Paenibacillus pedocola genome:
- a CDS encoding C40 family peptidase: MKKKLAAALLSFSIILTIGAGSAFADSKMDKVIDKAIGTKYVSGGVSTNGFDCSGFTMYVFDKIGINLPHQSGSQYQMGTAISRDNLREGDLVFFNTSGRGVSHVGIYVGDGKFAHASSSRGVTISSLSDSYYVNRYVGAKRIMSTDAYQTVATDSQDNDDVQ; encoded by the coding sequence TTGAAGAAGAAGTTAGCAGCCGCATTATTAAGTTTTTCTATCATCCTTACCATTGGAGCAGGAAGCGCTTTCGCCGATTCCAAAATGGATAAAGTCATCGACAAAGCCATCGGAACTAAATACGTATCCGGCGGTGTATCGACAAACGGCTTTGATTGCTCCGGATTTACCATGTACGTATTTGACAAGATCGGCATTAACCTGCCGCATCAATCCGGCTCCCAATACCAGATGGGCACTGCCATCTCCCGTGACAATCTGCGGGAAGGCGATCTTGTATTCTTTAATACAAGCGGCCGTGGCGTATCCCATGTAGGCATTTATGTCGGTGATGGCAAATTCGCACACGCTTCATCCTCTCGCGGCGTAACCATCAGCTCGCTGAGTGACAGCTACTACGTCAACCGCTACGTTGGCGCCAAACGCATCATGAGCACGGATGCTTATCAGACTGTAGCAACAGATTCACAAGATAATGATGATGTGCAATAA
- a CDS encoding C40 family peptidase, with amino-acid sequence MVFTLGAGSAFADSKMDTVITKTLGTSYKTGGTSTAGFDCSGFTKYVFKSVGLTLPRTSKAQFSVGTAVSKSNLRPGDLVFFNTLGSGVSHVGIYVGNGKFAQSSSSRGVTITSMSNSYWANRYVGAKRVMSTTAYQAVAYD; translated from the coding sequence ATGGTATTCACACTGGGGGCAGGAAGCGCATTTGCCGACTCCAAAATGGATACCGTGATTACAAAAACGCTGGGAACGTCGTATAAAACCGGGGGCACAAGCACTGCCGGCTTCGATTGTTCTGGATTTACCAAATACGTATTTAAGAGCGTCGGCCTTACCTTGCCGCGCACTTCTAAAGCGCAATTCAGCGTAGGAACCGCCGTCTCCAAGAGTAATCTCCGTCCCGGCGACCTTGTATTCTTCAATACCTTGGGCAGTGGGGTATCCCATGTCGGCATTTATGTCGGAAACGGGAAGTTTGCACAATCATCCAGTTCCCGCGGCGTTACTATCACTTCAATGAGCAATTCTTACTGGGCCAACCGCTACGTTGGCGCCAAACGTGTAATGAGCACAACAGCTTACCAGGCTGTCGCTTACGATTGA